One region of Qipengyuania gaetbuli genomic DNA includes:
- a CDS encoding ComF family protein, producing MRDGAAPIVDLVYPPRCPACGEGIGEQGGLCAACWEDIAILTDPSCAACQRPFGPSGVTEGGLCLPCMAKPPLHDGIAAGTLYTETSRKLVLAFKHGGRIAMAPMLARLIAARVPPGSPERVIVPVPLHRWRLWRRGFNQAALLARELEKLGCGTLSVDLLQRHKATESLGGKGRKEREKVLSGAIALSGKEGWQVQGRDVLLVDDVLTSGATSSTCVKVLKKAGARSVSIACFSRVLDEALDHAA from the coding sequence ATGCGCGATGGTGCAGCGCCGATCGTCGACCTCGTCTACCCGCCACGTTGCCCGGCCTGCGGCGAGGGAATCGGCGAACAAGGGGGGCTATGCGCCGCCTGCTGGGAAGACATCGCCATCCTGACCGATCCCTCCTGTGCCGCGTGCCAGCGGCCGTTCGGTCCGTCAGGAGTGACGGAAGGCGGACTCTGCCTGCCCTGCATGGCGAAGCCGCCCTTGCATGACGGCATCGCTGCCGGAACTCTCTACACGGAAACCTCCCGCAAGCTGGTGCTCGCATTCAAGCACGGCGGGCGGATCGCCATGGCGCCGATGCTGGCCCGGCTCATTGCGGCGCGGGTTCCGCCCGGATCGCCCGAGAGGGTTATCGTGCCGGTGCCGCTACACCGGTGGCGGTTGTGGCGGCGCGGTTTCAACCAGGCCGCCCTGCTGGCGCGCGAGCTGGAGAAGCTCGGTTGCGGCACCCTTTCTGTGGACCTGCTGCAGCGCCACAAGGCTACCGAGAGCCTCGGCGGTAAGGGGCGTAAGGAGCGCGAGAAGGTTCTATCGGGAGCGATTGCCCTGTCGGGAAAGGAGGGCTGGCAGGTGCAAGGACGCGATGTGCTTCTGGTCGATGACGTTCTCACCAGTGGCGCGACGTCTTCGACTTGTGTGAAAGTCCTCAAGAAAGCCGGCGCGCGGTCGGTCAGCATCGCCTGCTTCTCGCGGGTACTCGACGAAGCGCTCGACCATGCTGCCTAA
- a CDS encoding methyltransferase domain-containing protein, producing METRFPPRIFSRPRRMAGLRRALVRQSQRDAARYIMDDMVEDVLERLEFMRLSPTRVLVIGDWTGTLALSLRGNGAKVEETDVRQLDEEAPLPSGSYDLIVSLASLERVNDLPGALLHLRAALARDGILIASLIGAGSLPNLRRAMIAAEPDRPAPRMHPLVDNAAASALLQRALFRRQVVDSRTLEVAFSSLDRLVSDLRDQGLTSNLSTQAPPLSRTALERARTAFLEGAGKQGRVTEAFEILTLTGWKD from the coding sequence ATGGAAACACGGTTCCCTCCCCGCATTTTCTCGCGTCCTCGCCGCATGGCCGGACTACGTCGAGCGCTGGTGCGCCAGTCGCAGCGCGATGCGGCACGCTACATCATGGACGACATGGTGGAAGACGTGCTCGAACGGCTCGAATTCATGCGCCTGTCGCCTACACGCGTCCTTGTGATCGGCGACTGGACGGGAACGCTGGCGCTGTCCCTGCGCGGCAATGGTGCCAAGGTCGAAGAGACCGATGTGCGGCAGCTGGACGAGGAAGCCCCTCTTCCCTCCGGCAGCTATGACCTCATCGTCAGCCTTGCCTCGCTCGAACGGGTGAACGACCTTCCGGGAGCCCTTCTGCATCTGCGCGCCGCGCTGGCAAGGGACGGCATCCTGATCGCCAGCCTGATCGGGGCCGGGTCCCTTCCAAACCTGCGCCGCGCCATGATCGCAGCAGAGCCCGACAGGCCAGCACCGCGGATGCATCCGCTGGTCGACAATGCCGCGGCATCGGCCCTGCTACAGCGGGCGCTGTTCCGGCGGCAGGTGGTCGACAGCCGTACGCTCGAGGTGGCTTTCTCCTCGCTCGACCGCCTCGTCTCCGACTTGCGGGACCAAGGCCTCACCTCGAACCTTTCGACACAGGCTCCGCCGCTCTCCCGCACAGCCCTCGAGCGGGCCCGGACTGCATTCCTGGAAGGTGCCGGAAAGCAGGGCCGCGTGACCGAGGCCTTCGAAATCCTGACCCTGACGGGCTGGAAGGACTAG
- the ppdK gene encoding pyruvate, phosphate dikinase, with product MSNDTVFTFGGNAPHTNARQKDKTVTGGKGANLAEMASIGLPVPPGFTIATEECLKYLAEGGDFSDRLRADVAEALAHIERTVGKGFGDASDPLLVSVRSGAAVSMPGMMDTVLNLGLNDETVKGLASASGDERFAWDSYRRFVQMYSDVVLGLDHGLFEEALEIAKEDAGYYADTEMTADDWKSLVAEYMRIVDEEHDAPFPQDPTEQLWGAIRAVFDSWDSERAKVYRRLNDIPHDMGTAVNVQAMVFGNMGDTSATGVAFTRDPSTGERAYYGEWLVNAQGEDVVAGIRTPQYLTKAAREAAGAKPLSMEEAMPEAYAELARLFDLLERHYRDMQDIEFTVQQGKLWLLQTRNGKRTAKAALKLAVDMVGEGLIDEKTAILRVDPMALDQLLHPTLDPNAPRDVLTTGLPASPGAASGKIVLDADTAEVWANRGEKVILVRVETSPEDIHGMHAATGILTARGGMTSHAAVVARGMGRPCVSGASQVAIAREGRMLTIGNRELKEGDTITIDGANGQVMAGEVATIEPELAGDFGVLMEWADRHRRMRVRTNAETETECRMARQFGAEGIGLCRTEHMFFDADRISLVRQMILAENEAGRRAALDQLLPEQRADFVKIFEVMAGLPCTIRLLDPPLHEFLPHGDAEFEELARATGKSVDQLRRRAGELHEFNPMLGHRGCRLGITYPEIYEMQARAIFEAACEVAKASGEAPVPEIMIPLVATKRELELLKDVVDRAAKSVFAASGCTVDYLVGTMIELPRAALMAGEIAEVGEFFSFGTNDLTQTTLGVSRDDAGRFLTTYVDKGIFARDPFVSLDVEGVGQLVELAAERGRATREGLKLGICGEHGGDPASIAFCEETGLDYVSASPYRVPIARLAAAQASLRKAPA from the coding sequence ATGAGTAACGACACGGTCTTCACCTTCGGCGGCAATGCACCGCATACGAATGCAAGGCAGAAGGACAAGACCGTCACCGGCGGCAAGGGCGCGAACCTGGCCGAAATGGCGAGCATCGGCCTGCCGGTCCCGCCTGGCTTCACCATCGCGACCGAGGAATGCCTAAAGTACCTCGCCGAAGGCGGCGACTTCTCGGACAGGCTCCGCGCCGACGTGGCAGAAGCGCTGGCCCATATCGAACGCACCGTAGGCAAGGGCTTCGGCGATGCGTCGGACCCACTGCTTGTCTCGGTCCGTTCGGGCGCGGCCGTGTCGATGCCGGGCATGATGGACACCGTCCTCAACCTCGGTCTCAACGACGAGACGGTGAAGGGGCTTGCCTCCGCCTCGGGCGATGAACGCTTTGCCTGGGACAGCTATCGCCGCTTCGTCCAGATGTACTCCGATGTCGTCCTCGGCCTCGACCATGGCCTGTTCGAGGAAGCGCTCGAAATCGCCAAGGAAGATGCAGGCTATTACGCCGATACCGAAATGACCGCCGACGACTGGAAGTCGCTGGTCGCCGAGTACATGCGCATCGTCGACGAGGAGCATGACGCCCCGTTCCCGCAGGACCCGACCGAGCAGCTCTGGGGCGCGATCCGCGCTGTGTTCGACAGCTGGGACAGCGAACGCGCCAAGGTCTATCGCCGCCTCAACGACATTCCGCACGACATGGGCACCGCCGTGAACGTGCAGGCGATGGTGTTCGGCAACATGGGCGATACCAGCGCCACGGGCGTCGCCTTCACCCGCGATCCCTCGACCGGAGAGCGTGCCTATTACGGCGAATGGCTGGTCAATGCGCAGGGCGAGGACGTGGTCGCCGGCATCCGCACGCCGCAGTATCTCACCAAGGCCGCGCGCGAAGCCGCCGGTGCCAAGCCGCTGAGCATGGAAGAGGCGATGCCCGAAGCCTATGCCGAGCTCGCCCGCCTGTTCGATCTGCTGGAGCGGCATTACCGCGACATGCAGGACATCGAGTTCACCGTGCAGCAGGGCAAGCTCTGGCTGCTCCAGACCCGCAACGGCAAGCGCACCGCCAAGGCCGCGCTCAAGCTGGCGGTCGACATGGTGGGTGAAGGCCTTATCGACGAGAAAACCGCGATCCTGCGGGTCGACCCGATGGCGCTCGATCAGCTGCTGCACCCGACGCTCGATCCCAATGCACCGCGCGATGTGCTGACCACGGGCCTGCCTGCCTCGCCTGGCGCGGCGAGCGGCAAGATCGTGCTCGATGCCGACACGGCGGAAGTGTGGGCCAACCGCGGCGAGAAGGTGATCCTCGTACGGGTCGAGACCAGCCCGGAAGACATCCACGGCATGCACGCTGCGACGGGCATCCTGACCGCCCGCGGCGGCATGACCAGCCACGCAGCCGTGGTCGCACGTGGCATGGGGCGCCCGTGCGTTTCCGGCGCATCGCAGGTCGCCATTGCCCGCGAAGGCCGCATGCTCACCATCGGCAATCGCGAGCTGAAGGAAGGCGACACGATCACCATCGACGGCGCCAACGGCCAGGTCATGGCGGGCGAAGTCGCCACGATCGAACCGGAACTGGCCGGTGACTTCGGTGTGCTGATGGAATGGGCCGACAGGCACCGCCGGATGCGCGTGCGCACCAATGCGGAAACCGAGACCGAATGCCGCATGGCACGCCAGTTCGGTGCGGAAGGCATCGGCCTGTGTCGGACAGAGCACATGTTTTTCGACGCGGATCGCATCAGCCTCGTGCGTCAGATGATCCTCGCCGAAAACGAGGCTGGCCGGCGGGCCGCGCTCGACCAGTTGCTGCCCGAACAGCGCGCCGACTTCGTCAAGATCTTCGAGGTCATGGCAGGCCTGCCGTGCACCATCCGCCTGCTCGACCCGCCGCTGCACGAATTCCTGCCGCATGGCGATGCCGAGTTCGAGGAACTGGCCAGGGCCACCGGCAAAAGCGTCGACCAGCTGCGCCGCCGCGCGGGCGAACTGCACGAATTCAACCCCATGCTTGGTCATCGCGGGTGCCGCCTCGGGATAACCTATCCCGAGATCTACGAGATGCAGGCGCGGGCCATCTTCGAAGCCGCGTGCGAAGTCGCCAAGGCGAGCGGCGAAGCTCCGGTGCCGGAGATCATGATCCCGCTGGTCGCGACGAAGCGCGAGCTGGAACTGCTCAAGGACGTCGTCGATCGCGCTGCGAAATCGGTGTTCGCGGCTTCGGGCTGCACGGTCGACTATCTCGTCGGCACGATGATCGAACTGCCGCGCGCCGCGCTGATGGCGGGCGAGATCGCGGAAGTCGGCGAGTTCTTCAGTTTCGGCACGAACGACCTGACCCAAACGACGCTAGGCGTAAGCCGCGACGATGCGGGCCGCTTCCTCACGACCTATGTCGACAAGGGCATCTTCGCCCGCGATCCTTTCGTCAGCCTCGATGTCGAGGGTGTCGGGCAACTGGTCGAACTGGCGGCAGAGCGGGGCAGGGCGACGCGCGAAGGGCTCAAGCTCGGCATCTGCGGCGAACATGGCGGGGACCCGGCCAGCATCGCTTTCTGCGAAGAGACCGGCCTCGATTACGTCAGCGCCTCGCCCTACCGCGTGCCGATTGCCCGGCTCGCAGCGGCGCAGGCCAGCTTGCGTAAGGCGCCTGCCTAG
- the glyS gene encoding glycine--tRNA ligase subunit beta: MSDFLLELRSEEIPARMQTGARDELEKLFRREMEAAGVTVGDITVWSTPRRLALIARGLPEATEAVSEEAKGPPEGAPDQAIEGFCRKNGVTRDQLELRDVKGRNTYFAVIEKPGKATKDLLAEAIPGIVRDFSWPKSMRWGAASISTESLRWVRPLSGIVALLGEDVIDCEVHGVKSGRETAGHRFHGIRKSDSKPRNFGLPVEFFKDKNPTVLNSNGMIEIGTPDDYQRKLFDAHVIVDHRLREEEIRIGAMAAAKGAGLKLVEDEGLVVENAGLTEWPVPLLGRFEEDFLEVPPETIQLTARVNQKYFVCEDEAGNLANAFICTANIEAEDGGARVVDGNRKVLAARLSDARFFWDVDRKKTLEQHAEGLKRITFHEKLGTVADKVERVAKLARWLVEEGVVKGADADMAEQAARLAKADLVTEMVGEFPELQGLMGGYYARAEGLPDAVADAIRDHYKPVGQGDDVPTAPVTVAVSLADKLDTLRSFFSIDEKPTGSKDPFALRRAALGVIRIVQDNDLRFGVAQGDLLEFFADRLKVQQREAGVRHDLIDAVFALGGEEDLVRLLARVKALQSFMDTEDGANLLAGYKRAANILKKEDWHGAEGEIARTGEEDPLALVDDPDMKAVIDAKMALRHAKELSYEPEPAEKALIDALATSEPAASQAIEAEDFSGAMAALASLRAPIDRFFDEVTVNADEENKRAHRLDLLAAFRAAVHKVADFSRIEG; encoded by the coding sequence ATGAGCGACTTCCTCCTAGAGCTGCGCAGCGAAGAAATTCCCGCCCGCATGCAGACGGGTGCGCGCGACGAACTTGAAAAGCTGTTCCGCCGCGAAATGGAAGCCGCCGGCGTCACGGTCGGCGATATCACCGTATGGTCGACTCCCCGCCGCCTCGCGCTGATCGCACGCGGCCTACCTGAAGCCACCGAGGCGGTGAGCGAAGAAGCCAAGGGACCGCCCGAAGGTGCACCCGACCAGGCGATCGAAGGCTTCTGCCGCAAAAACGGCGTGACCCGCGACCAGCTGGAACTGCGCGACGTTAAGGGACGCAACACCTATTTTGCGGTGATCGAGAAGCCGGGCAAGGCGACCAAGGACCTGCTCGCCGAAGCGATCCCCGGGATTGTCCGCGATTTCAGCTGGCCCAAGTCGATGCGCTGGGGCGCTGCCTCCATCAGCACAGAAAGCTTGCGCTGGGTTCGCCCGCTCTCGGGCATCGTGGCGCTGCTGGGTGAAGATGTGATCGATTGCGAGGTGCATGGTGTCAAGAGTGGCCGGGAAACTGCCGGCCATCGCTTCCATGGCATCAGGAAATCCGATTCGAAGCCGCGCAATTTCGGGCTGCCGGTCGAGTTTTTCAAAGACAAGAACCCAACGGTTTTGAACAGTAACGGCATGATCGAAATCGGTACTCCCGACGACTATCAGCGAAAGCTCTTTGATGCTCATGTGATTGTCGACCACAGGCTTCGCGAGGAAGAAATCAGGATTGGCGCAATGGCCGCCGCGAAGGGTGCAGGTCTCAAGCTGGTAGAGGACGAAGGGCTGGTGGTCGAGAACGCCGGCCTCACCGAATGGCCGGTCCCGCTGCTCGGGCGGTTCGAAGAGGATTTCCTTGAGGTTCCGCCCGAGACGATCCAGCTGACCGCACGGGTAAACCAGAAGTATTTCGTCTGCGAGGACGAGGCGGGCAATCTCGCCAACGCCTTCATCTGCACCGCCAATATCGAGGCGGAAGACGGTGGCGCGCGCGTGGTCGACGGCAACCGCAAGGTCCTCGCCGCCCGCCTGTCCGACGCGCGCTTCTTCTGGGACGTCGACCGCAAGAAGACGCTCGAGCAGCACGCCGAAGGCCTCAAGCGCATCACCTTCCACGAGAAGCTGGGCACCGTCGCCGACAAGGTCGAGCGCGTGGCGAAGCTGGCGCGCTGGCTAGTCGAGGAAGGCGTGGTCAAGGGCGCAGATGCGGACATGGCCGAACAGGCCGCGCGCCTCGCCAAGGCCGACCTCGTCACCGAAATGGTGGGCGAATTTCCCGAACTGCAGGGCCTGATGGGCGGCTATTACGCCCGCGCCGAAGGCCTGCCCGATGCCGTCGCCGACGCTATCCGTGATCACTACAAGCCGGTAGGTCAGGGCGATGATGTGCCCACTGCGCCGGTAACGGTGGCGGTGAGCCTGGCGGACAAGCTGGATACGCTGCGCAGCTTCTTCTCCATCGACGAGAAGCCGACCGGCTCGAAAGATCCATTCGCGCTCCGCCGTGCTGCCCTTGGTGTCATCCGCATCGTGCAGGACAACGACCTTCGCTTCGGGGTCGCACAGGGCGATCTGCTCGAATTCTTCGCCGACCGCCTCAAGGTCCAGCAGCGTGAGGCGGGCGTCCGCCACGACCTCATCGACGCGGTCTTCGCGCTCGGCGGCGAGGAAGATCTCGTCCGCCTGCTCGCCCGGGTGAAGGCGCTCCAGTCCTTCATGGACACCGAAGACGGCGCCAACCTGCTCGCCGGCTACAAGCGCGCCGCCAATATCCTCAAGAAGGAAGACTGGCACGGCGCGGAAGGCGAAATCGCACGCACGGGCGAGGAAGACCCGCTGGCGCTGGTCGACGATCCGGACATGAAGGCGGTGATCGATGCAAAGATGGCCCTCCGCCATGCGAAAGAGCTTTCCTACGAGCCGGAACCTGCCGAAAAGGCGCTTATAGATGCCTTGGCGACTTCTGAACCGGCGGCATCGCAAGCCATTGAAGCGGAAGACTTCTCCGGCGCCATGGCGGCTCTCGCCAGCCTTCGTGCACCGATCGACCGCTTCTTCGACGAAGTGACGGTAAACGCGGATGAAGAAAACAAGCGGGCACATCGCCTCGACCTGCTTGCAGCCTTCCGTGCTGCAGTGCACAAAGTCGCCGACTTCAGCCGGATCGAAGGCTGA
- a CDS encoding glycine--tRNA ligase subunit alpha, producing MDRNPRKSFQDMILSLHDFWSAHGCLILQPYDMRMGAGTFHTATTLRALGPEPWNAAFVQPCRRPTDGRYGENPNRLQHYYQYQVILKPSPPDIQDLYLKSLEVIGIDPLKHDIRFVEDDWESPTLGAWGLGWEVWCDGMEVTQFTYFQQMGGFDCKPVAGELTYGLERLAMYIQGVDNVYDLDFNGQGVTYGDVFLENEKQMSKWNFEVAETDALFDLFNKAEAECKNALAHNVPIAAYEQAVEASHIFNLLQARGVISVQERASYMGRVRDLARGACEAHMEKEAPVWAEKYPEWSK from the coding sequence ATGGACCGTAATCCGCGCAAATCCTTCCAGGACATGATCCTCTCGCTCCACGATTTCTGGAGCGCGCATGGCTGCCTCATCCTCCAGCCCTATGACATGCGCATGGGGGCAGGGACCTTCCACACGGCGACCACGCTGCGTGCGCTGGGTCCGGAACCGTGGAATGCGGCTTTCGTGCAGCCCTGCCGCCGTCCGACCGACGGCCGCTATGGCGAGAATCCGAACCGGCTGCAGCACTATTACCAGTACCAAGTGATCCTGAAGCCGAGTCCGCCTGACATCCAGGACCTCTACTTGAAGAGCCTCGAGGTGATCGGCATCGATCCGCTCAAGCACGATATCCGCTTCGTGGAAGACGACTGGGAAAGCCCGACGCTGGGTGCGTGGGGCCTGGGCTGGGAAGTCTGGTGCGACGGGATGGAAGTCACCCAGTTCACCTATTTCCAGCAGATGGGCGGCTTCGACTGCAAGCCGGTTGCGGGCGAGCTGACCTACGGTCTCGAACGCCTCGCCATGTACATCCAGGGCGTGGACAACGTCTACGATCTCGACTTCAACGGGCAGGGCGTCACTTATGGCGACGTCTTCCTCGAGAACGAGAAGCAGATGTCGAAGTGGAACTTCGAGGTCGCGGAGACGGATGCGCTGTTCGACCTGTTCAACAAGGCCGAGGCCGAGTGCAAGAACGCGCTCGCTCATAATGTTCCCATCGCCGCCTACGAGCAGGCGGTGGAGGCCAGCCACATCTTCAACCTCCTTCAGGCGCGCGGCGTGATCAGCGTGCAGGAACGCGCCAGCTATATGGGCCGCGTCCGCGACCTCGCGCGCGGAGCCTGCGAAGCGCATATGGAAAAGGAAGCGCCCGTGTGGGCCGAGAAATATCCGGAGTGGTCGAAATGA
- a CDS encoding UrcA family protein — MKKTLVIAAALFAIPSAAMAQDAPFATVNITDLDLSTKAGQDKLDKRMDQAIRRMCRVDGYDAELRRQETACRLAAKADAAPKVAYVIDAARSQRFAAIELDVQG, encoded by the coding sequence ATGAAAAAGACCCTCGTTATCGCCGCCGCTCTGTTCGCCATTCCCTCGGCCGCCATGGCCCAGGACGCACCGTTCGCAACCGTGAACATCACCGACCTCGATCTTTCCACCAAGGCTGGTCAGGACAAGCTCGACAAGCGCATGGACCAGGCCATTCGCCGGATGTGCCGCGTCGACGGCTACGATGCCGAACTCCGCCGCCAGGAAACCGCCTGCCGCCTCGCCGCCAAGGCCGATGCCGCGCCCAAGGTGGCCTACGTCATCGACGCTGCCCGCAGCCAGCGTTTCGCCGCCATCGAACTCGATGTGCAGGGCTGA
- a CDS encoding helix-turn-helix transcriptional regulator yields the protein MNNRLKVLRAMNDWSQAELAARLDVSRQAVNAIETGKHDPSLPLAFRISRLFNLPIEEIFDDGHE from the coding sequence ATGAACAACCGCCTCAAGGTGCTTCGCGCGATGAACGACTGGAGCCAGGCCGAACTGGCCGCCCGGCTCGACGTCTCGCGCCAAGCCGTAAACGCCATCGAGACAGGCAAGCACGACCCGTCCTTGCCCCTCGCCTTTCGTATCTCGCGCCTTTTCAACCTTCCAATCGAGGAGATCTTCGATGACGGACACGAATGA
- a CDS encoding TraB/GumN family protein, protein MKLRNAALAASSALALLALPACATTKAEPAVAAKVEPNGPAMWKVADEDTTIYLFGTVHALPDDVNWLRPDIANALNSSDTLVTEITAGEMEDPSSQMAIAAKAMLPQDQSLRDTLSDEDRAVYEAALGKLGLPPGAFDRFEPWFAGMTLAVLPLLQQGYNPESGVEKVIDTEAGPDRTRAALETLQSQIDIFDTLPADAQVEFLMSSARDPMAIVNMMDQMVAEWMEGDADDLAKIMNMGLSDPTLADALLYKRNERWAQWIDERLDTPGAVFIAVGAGHLAGQKSVQDYLSGRGIEVSRVR, encoded by the coding sequence ATGAAACTTCGCAATGCCGCCCTTGCTGCCTCCTCGGCCCTGGCGCTACTTGCCCTTCCGGCCTGCGCCACGACAAAGGCCGAACCCGCAGTTGCAGCCAAGGTCGAACCCAATGGTCCGGCCATGTGGAAAGTCGCCGACGAGGATACGACGATCTATCTCTTCGGCACCGTCCATGCCCTGCCCGACGATGTGAACTGGCTGCGCCCGGACATCGCCAATGCGCTGAACAGCTCCGACACGCTGGTCACCGAAATCACTGCCGGCGAGATGGAGGATCCGTCGAGCCAGATGGCCATCGCTGCCAAGGCCATGTTGCCGCAGGACCAGTCCCTGCGCGATACGCTCAGTGACGAGGACCGCGCCGTTTACGAAGCCGCCTTGGGCAAGCTCGGCCTTCCGCCGGGTGCGTTCGACCGGTTCGAACCGTGGTTTGCAGGGATGACGCTGGCAGTGCTTCCGCTCTTGCAGCAAGGCTACAACCCCGAAAGCGGCGTGGAGAAGGTCATCGACACCGAAGCGGGGCCCGATCGCACCCGCGCCGCGCTGGAGACGCTGCAGAGCCAGATCGACATCTTCGATACGCTGCCTGCCGATGCGCAGGTCGAATTCCTGATGTCGTCTGCGCGCGATCCCATGGCCATCGTCAACATGATGGACCAGATGGTCGCGGAATGGATGGAAGGCGATGCCGACGATTTGGCGAAAATCATGAACATGGGCCTGTCCGACCCCACGCTCGCCGATGCCCTGCTCTACAAGCGCAACGAACGCTGGGCACAGTGGATCGATGAGCGTCTCGACACGCCCGGCGCAGTCTTCATCGCCGTGGGCGCTGGTCACCTTGCCGGCCAGAAAAGCGTCCAGGATTACCTGTCCGGGCGCGGCATCGAGGTGAGCCGGGTAAGGTGA
- a CDS encoding TraB/GumN family protein, producing the protein MSTRHFVLTLMLLLAACQQEPQDVAEAGEAYPALWEITDETGALEGWLFGTVHALPEDLDWRSDRFDRIEEDADLLVVEVSGLDDRSALEAQFQALATDRRHLPPVKDRLGPVERERLRNLLKRNDMAANALDGLETWAAALALAQFGRIHPAEYGADKVLLGDFASREIFELEGAGPQLAIFDGLPEEDQRDLLVSVLEEVDRAPSERPDLALIWSRGDLDRLEEITGEGMLADPELREVLLVERNRTWAAQIENLLTAAPRPLIAVGAGHLLGPDGMPALLEARGYSVRRIQ; encoded by the coding sequence GTGAGCACCAGGCATTTCGTCCTGACGCTGATGCTCCTGCTGGCCGCGTGCCAGCAGGAGCCGCAGGACGTCGCCGAAGCTGGCGAAGCCTATCCGGCCCTGTGGGAAATTACCGACGAGACCGGCGCGCTGGAAGGCTGGCTGTTCGGCACGGTCCATGCCCTGCCTGAAGACCTCGACTGGCGATCGGATCGGTTCGACCGGATCGAAGAAGATGCGGACCTGCTGGTCGTCGAGGTATCGGGCCTCGACGACCGGTCCGCCCTTGAGGCGCAGTTCCAGGCGCTGGCAACCGACCGCCGCCATTTGCCACCCGTCAAAGATCGGCTGGGTCCGGTCGAGCGCGAGCGGCTGCGCAACCTACTCAAGCGCAACGACATGGCTGCAAACGCGCTCGACGGGCTGGAAACCTGGGCAGCGGCGCTTGCGCTGGCACAGTTCGGGCGCATCCATCCCGCCGAATACGGGGCCGACAAGGTCCTGCTGGGCGATTTCGCGAGCCGCGAGATATTCGAACTCGAAGGCGCCGGACCGCAGCTGGCCATCTTCGACGGCCTACCCGAGGAAGACCAGCGCGACTTGCTGGTATCGGTTCTCGAGGAAGTTGACCGTGCCCCATCCGAGCGTCCCGACCTTGCGTTGATCTGGTCGAGGGGCGACCTGGACAGGCTGGAGGAAATTACCGGCGAAGGCATGCTCGCCGATCCGGAACTGCGCGAAGTCCTGCTGGTCGAGCGAAACCGGACCTGGGCCGCGCAGATCGAAAACTTGCTCACGGCAGCGCCCAGGCCGCTCATAGCCGTGGGGGCCGGCCACCTGCTCGGCCCGGACGGGATGCCCGCCCTGCTCGAAGCGCGCGGATATTCGGTGCGCCGCATCCAGTAA
- a CDS encoding 50S ribosomal protein L25/general stress protein Ctc, translated as MSDALTLPAEARERAGKGASRQLRREGRVPAVIYGGKEEPTLIHVEAKELVRQLNTGHFMNSIVEIELGGKKLKTLPKDVSLHPVNDRPEHVDFLRLTKGAKVEVNVPVVFANEEKSPGLKKGGVLNIVRHELDLICDADKIPSEIEIDVTGKDVGDSIHISEVTLPAGAESAITDRDFTIATLVAPSALKRSESEGEEAAAADVPATEQDAGDDAGEEEEAAEGGE; from the coding sequence ATGAGCGATGCTCTGACCCTTCCGGCCGAGGCGCGCGAACGGGCTGGCAAGGGAGCCTCCCGTCAACTGCGCCGCGAAGGCCGGGTCCCCGCCGTAATCTACGGCGGCAAGGAAGAACCCACCCTGATCCACGTCGAGGCCAAGGAACTGGTGCGCCAGCTCAACACCGGCCACTTCATGAACTCGATCGTCGAGATCGAACTGGGCGGCAAGAAGCTGAAGACCCTTCCCAAGGACGTGTCGCTTCACCCGGTCAATGACCGTCCCGAGCACGTCGACTTCCTCCGCCTGACAAAGGGCGCGAAGGTCGAAGTCAACGTTCCGGTTGTTTTCGCCAACGAAGAGAAGAGCCCCGGCCTGAAGAAGGGCGGTGTTCTGAACATCGTCCGTCACGAGCTGGACCTGATCTGCGACGCGGACAAGATCCCGAGCGAAATCGAAATCGACGTCACCGGCAAGGATGTCGGCGATTCGATCCACATCAGCGAAGTCACCCTGCCGGCCGGCGCCGAAAGCGCCATCACCGACCGCGACTTCACCATCGCGACGCTGGTCGCTCCCTCGGCGCTCAAGCGTAGCGAAAGCGAAGGCGAAGAAGCCGCCGCTGCCGACGTTCCGGCCACCGAGCAGGATGCCGGCGATGACGCAGGCGAAGAGGAAGAAGCAGCAGAAGGTGGCGAATAA